Proteins found in one Labrus bergylta chromosome 8, fLabBer1.1, whole genome shotgun sequence genomic segment:
- the mc2r gene encoding adrenocorticotropic hormone receptor, with the protein MTPFSLAMNVSTVNQSDCPDVTVPFPIFFAIGVVSLAENLLVVVAVIRNRNLHSPMYCFICSLAAFNTIASLTKTCENLMIVLAENGHLQKKGSSETKLDDVIDSLLCMSFVGSIFSFMAIAVDRYITIFHALQYHNIMTMQRAGVILAVIWTTCGVWAVLMVQFFASKFIMICFVAFFFISLAFICFLYAYMFMLARSHAREIAALPSSKGRKFRRQWWRGSMRGALTLTILFGVFVVCWAPFFLHLTIIMVCPLNPYCECYRSLFQLHVVLMMSHALIDPAIYAFRSNELRHTFRKMLLCSEWRQCS; encoded by the exons ATGACACCATTTTCGCTAGCTATGAATGTTTCCACAGTGAACCAGTCAGACTGCCCTGACGTGACGGTCCCGTTCCCCATCTTCTTTGCAATCGGTGTCGTGAGTCTGGCTGAGAACCTGCTAGTCGTAGTGGCTGTCATACGAAACAGAAACCTGCACTCGCCGATGTACTGCTTTATCTGCAGCCTGGCAGCCTTCAACACCATCGCCAGCCTCACCAAAACCTGTGAGAACTTGATGATAGTGCTAGCTGAGAACGGACACCTGCAGAAGAAGGGTTCctcagagacaaaattagacGATGTGATCGATTCCCTGCTGTGTATGTCGTTTGTTGGCTCCATTTTCAGCTTCATGGCTATTGCTGTGGATCG TTACATCACCATCTTCCACGCTCTCCAATACCACAACATCATGACAATGCAGCGTGCGGGGGTCATCTTAGCTGTCATCTGGACCACATGTGGGGTGTGGGCCGTGCTCATGGTTCAGTTCTTCGCCTCAAAGTTCATCATGATATGCTTTGTTgccttcttcttcatctccttgGCGTTTATCTGCTTCCTCTATGCCTACATGTTCATGCTGGCACGCAGCCATGCCAGGGAGATCGCTGCTCTGCCGTCCAGCAAGGGGAGAAAGTTTCGGCGTCAGTGGTGGAGGGGCAGCATGAGGGGGGCCCTGACTCTCACCATCCTGTTTGGGGTATTTGTGGTATGTTGGGCACCATTTTTCCTTCACCTGACCATCATCATGGTGTGCCCTCTGAACCCGTACTGTGAGTGTTACCGATCGCTGTTCCAGCTTCATGTGGTGCTCATGATGAGCCACGCCCTCATTGACCCCGCCATCTATGCCTTTCGCAGCAACGAGCTCAGACACACCTTCAGGAAGATGCTGCTTTGTTCAGAATGGAGACAGTGCTCctaa
- the mc5ra gene encoding melanocortin 5a receptor, with protein sequence MNASDLSSYQGEVMLDNSTWAYSYYNINYTLSPPLIPDKTSTTKPAACEQVHIAVEVFLILGIISLLENILVITAIIKNKNLHSPMYFFICSLAVADMLVSVSNAWETIIIYLLNNRQLVVEDHFIRQMDNVFDSMICISVVASMCSLLAIAVDRYVTIFYALRYHNIMTVRRAGCIIGGIWTFCTGCGIIFIIYSDTTPVIICLVSMFFAMLLIMASLYSHMFMLARSHVKRIAALPGYNSIHQRASMKGAITLTILLGIFVVCWAPFFLHLILMISCPRNLYCVCFMSHFNMYLILIMCNSVIDPLIYAFRSQEMRKTFKEIICCYSLRNACTNICALTGKY encoded by the exons ATGAATGCATCTGATCTGTCTTCCTACCAAGGGGAGGTGATGCTGGATAACTCCACCTGGGCTTACTCCTACTATAACATAAACTACACCCTGTCCCCTCCGCTGATACCAGACAAGACCAGCACGACCAAACCCGCAGCATGCGAGCAGGTCCACATCGCCGTGGAG GTATTTCTCATCCTCGGTATCATCTCCCTGCTGGAGAACATCCTGGTCATCACTGCTATCATAAAGAACAAGAACTTGCACTCACCCATGTACTTCTTCATCTGCAG cCTGGCAGTGGCAGACATGCTGGTGAGTGTGTCCAACGCCTGGGAGACGATCATCATTTACCTCCTCAACAACAGGCAGCTGGTGGTGGAGGACCACTTCATCCGCCAGATGGATAATGTGTTTGACTCCATGATCTGTATCTCAGTGGTTGCGTCGATGTGTAGCTTGCTGGCGATCGCTGTGGACAG GTACGTCACTATCTTCTATGCTTTGAGATACCACAACATCATGACAGTGAGAAGAGCCGGCTGCATCATCGGAGGAATCTGGACCTTCTGCACGGGCTGCGggatcatcttcatcatctacTCAGACACCACCCCTGTCATCATCTGCCTGGTCTCCATGTTCTTTGCCATGCTGCTCATCATGGCCTCCCTCTACAGCCACATGTTCATGCTGGCTCGTTCGCACGTCAAGCGCATCGCCGCCCTGCCGGGCTACAACTCCATCCACCAGCGGGCCAGCATGAAGGGAGCCATCACGCTGACCATCCTGCTGGGGATCTTCGTCGTCTGCTGGGCCCCCTTCTTCCTCcacctgatcctgatgatctCCTGTCCGCGGAACCTCTACTGCGTGTGCTTCATGTCCCACTTCAACATGTACCTTATCCTCATTATGTGCAACTCAGTGATCGACCCGCTGATCTATGCTTTCAGGAGTCAGGAGATGAGGAAGACTTTTAAGGAGATCATCTGCTGTTACAGCCTGAGAAACGCCTGTACCAACATCTGCGCTCTGACGGGGAAGTACTAA